In the genome of Drosophila pseudoobscura strain MV-25-SWS-2005 chromosome 3, UCI_Dpse_MV25, whole genome shotgun sequence, one region contains:
- the blo gene encoding uncharacterized protein blo: MQQQQQQQSGATTANGGPRVSFNRDVHVKRIGKRPSEYESSPVQSYHQLPPDIDPADIRKEAALVIAQAGRHHSKAENGENISNFRNKQRRQSASDAQRFHSLPTRKKKGKPVARSASDASTKKPASKRPSIFGLFSRKSDSNVSQLERDPRFEDGGARRLVRSKSDVGGRSPADSSRVTKRPEAAASTSASKQQLSPIIEQAQREDFFEKDYFRERERRKSDAVTLREKDESGLSELLARSRSQVEPDGSLLKREPPPAPGGPSSSSSASASASASISAGIRDRIETLKAKSNENMHSSQQPAERLPLTKGRTVDGLVKRLSMERFSPQPYISQPGFSYIRPNEGITYAQLDHSPLDETRQRSPLGRDMRSPQREYAPPRPPRANDRSQHSPGQEQGQGSYSPTSNGGAPLPPRVSHSHSHSPSPWQQLSPRNLSDEDEGLGYEPRKVYYEDEYPNASRREPEPPIVPVIRSVSPSPYLDELGYRRAQLETRILTRRFGEGVATLERQRDLHRAEQQPERERDRARVYLSPEREEEQRFHRLAVRPELSSEYPQQERSQVDGTLPKMEKTSRYRHTKYYDDGHGGVKETYVRETQKDGQIRESRHRERIGERERDYNSADRLEQEPKSLDSQLTGGTDLYRSSPELRAQQHQTAASSHQTQDHWQSSLKRDKLQQRSFDKGDSGIENDFRKESFNGDLTTRWRKRTALDDIRSCESFLRKERRDSAQQRQLQRQAIPARLRRENSYVYRERSIDDGSHFDPHLDKYPVATSTLRRREQHSQSQSQSQTQTQSREDSSTLKRNKKLGGFEKVKQLFTGAGSGSHGGSGRSSGSNVSSGKKERLSNGHSNGSTLSRRDKEKQREKEREKERERYMVREEEMRSRYREHQALAEETSREPKTIDISMRRRLSTPKASPLLLKRSSADKPPKKLSQKTKEATATPSPVKVEKTSWFKSLDRRAKSSPKELNVSVNGHSENTSSLKRSKRNGATAAPAKNLRFFGDTDLDSNPPTISKASSMPRSRPSLGQSKHSQSAYNLDRSPPPPSRDYRHTLSGQSQGQSAVSSRQRASSMQHLDNGSDEVDFRKRRHYSRSRELHDISESGSEPEPAERHKRSSTQRAMSLERSAAEGPRGQRFEDRPLMGPPKPARSAERRGLLSSLGQENVGYGRDRFPAESSGTEGESSLHSQRSVVYLHATTVGDIPQPYNLRRRSVSREDLRKGGAGAVKLQQPPPLQPMTRTVSRSVSMLAPWKPKHISEGYEINYSQEQNKRMSTLPRKPPPHNGATSASTLSRLGRKNDTSTLSTPSRRYHMDSLDRPPPPRSVLSASNLRSAKTK, translated from the exons atgcaacaacagcaacaacagcaatctggagcaacaacagcaaacggTGGACCCCGCGTCAGCTTTAATCGGGACGTCCATGTGAAGCGGATag GCAAGCGTCCCAGCGAATACGAATCCAGCCCGGTCCAGAGCTACCACCAACTGCCGCCGGACATCGATCCAGCGGACATTCGGAAGGAGGCAGCACTGGTCATCGCCCAGGCGGGCAGGCACCACAGCAAGGCGGAGAACGGAGAAAATATATCGAACTTCAGGAACAAACAGAGGCGCCAGAGCGCCAGCGACGCCCAGAGGTTCCATTCGCTGCCGACGCGCAAGAAGAAGGGCAAGCCGGTGGCCAGGAGTGCCAGCGACGCCTCCACCAAGAAGCCAGCGAGCAAACGGCCCTCGATCTTCGGGCTCTTCAGCCGCAAGAGCGACTCGAATGTCAGCCAGTTGGAGCGGGATCCGCGCTTCGAGGACGGCGGCGCCAGGCGTCTAGTGCGCAGCAAGAGTGATGTGGGCGGGCGCAGTCCcgcagacagcagcagagtAACCAAGAGGCCAGAAGCAGCCGCCAGCACCTCCGCCTCCAAGCAGCAGCTCAGTCCCATCATCGAGCAGGCCCAGAGGGAGGACTTCTTCGAGAAGGATTACTTCAGGGAGCGCGAGAGGCGCAAGTCGGACGCGGTCACCCTGCGGGAGAAGGATGAGTCGGGACTGAGCGAACTGCTGGCCCGTAGCCGCTCCCAGGTGGAACCAGACGGCTCTCTGCTGAAGCGGGAGCCACCGCCTGCACCAGGAGgaccctcctcctcctcctccgcctccgcctccgcctccgcctccataTCGGCGGGCATACGCGACCGAATCGAGACCCTGAAGGCCAAGTCCAACGAGAATATGCACAGCTCCCAGCAGCCGGCCGAGCGCCTGCCCCTCACCAAGGGACGCACCGTGGACGGACTGGTGAAGCGCCTGTCCATGGAGCGCTTCTCTCCGCAGCCGTACATCAGCCAACCCGGCTTCTCCTACATCCGGCCCAACGAGGGCATCACATACGCCCAGCTGGACCACAGTCCGCTGGACGAGACCCGCCAGCGGTCACCTCTGGGCCGGGACATGCGCTCCCCTCAACGGGAGTATGCCCCGCCCAGGCCGCCGCGGGCCAACGACAGATCCCAGCACAGTCCCGGCCAGGAGCAGGGCCAGGGAAGCTACTCCCCGACCTCCAACGGTGGAGCTCCGCTCCCCCCTCGAGTGagccactcccactcgcactcgcccTCCCCGTGGCAGCAGCTCAGTCCCCGTAACCTCAgcgacgaggacgagggccTGGGCTATGAGCCGCGCAAGGTCTACTACGAGGACGAGTACCCGAACGCGTCCAGGCGGGAGCCCGAGCCGCCCATTGTGCCCGTGATACGCAGTGTCAGTCCGTCGCCGTATCTGGACGAGTTGGGATACAGGAGGGCGCAGCTGGAGACCCGCATACTCACCCGCCGCTTCGGGGAGGGAGTCGCCACTCTGGAGCGCCAGAGGGACCTACACAGAGCGGAGCAACAGCCGGAACGGGAGAGGGATAGGGCTCGTGTCTACCTGAGTCCCGAGAGAGAAGAAGAGCAGCGCTTCCACCGCCTGGCCGTGAGGCCGGAGTTGTCCAGCGAGTATCCACAGCAGGAGCGCTCCCAGGTGGACGGCACTCTGCCCAAGATGGAGAAGACGTCGCGCTACCGCCACACAAAGTACTACGATGACGGCCACGGCGGCGTCAAGGAGACCTACGTGCGGGAGACGCAAAAGGACGGACAGATCCGGGAGTCGCGGCACCGCGAGCGGATCGGGGAGCGCGAACGCGACTACAACTCGGCGGACAGACTGGAGCAGGAGCCGAAGAGCCTCGACTCGCAGCTGACGGGCGGCACGGACCTCTACCGATCCTCGCCAGAACTGCGCGCCCAGCAGCACCAGACAGCGGCCTCGTCGCACCAGACGCAGGACCACTGGCAGAGCAGCCTCAAGCGGGacaagctgcagcagcggagCTTCGACAAGGGCGACTCGGGCATCGAGAATGACTTCCGCAAGGAGTCCTTCAACGGGGATCTAACCACGAG GTGGCGCAAGCGCACGGCCCTCGATGACATCCGGTCGTGCGAGTCCTTTCTGCGCAAGGAGCGCCGTGACAGCGCCCAGCAGCGCCAGCTGCAGCGACAGGCCATCCCCGCTCGTCTGCGGCGGGAGAACAGCTACGTGTACAGGGAGCGCTCCATCGACGATGGCTCCCACTTCGATCCGCATCTGGACAAGTACCCGGTGGCCACCAGCACCCTGCGACGACGGGAGCAGCACTCCCaatcccagtcgcagtcgcagacgcagacgcaatCTCGCGAGGATTCCAGCACGCTGAAGCGCAACAAGAAGCTGGGGGGCTTCGAGAAGGTCAAACAGCTGTTCACCGGCGCTGGAAGTGGCAGTCACGGCGGAAGCGGacgcagcagtggcagcaacgtCTCCAGTGGCAAGAAGGAGCGCCTGAGCAACGGtcacagcaacggcagcaccTTGAGTCGCCGCGACAAGGAGAagcagagggagaaggagagggagaaggagagggagcGCTATATGGTCAGAGAGGAGGAGATGCGTTCGCGCTACCGTGAGCATCAGGCCCTAGCCGAGGAGACCTCACGCGAACCAAAG ACTATCGATATCTCGATGCGACGCCGACTGTCCACGCCCAAAGCTAGTCCCCTGCTGCTGAAGCGCAGTTCGGCGGATAAGCCGCCCAAGAAACTTTCACAGAAGACCAAGGAGGCGACGGCGACGCCATCCCCGGTGAAGGTGGAGAAGACGAGCTGGTTCAAGTCCCTGGATCGGCGGGCCAAGAGCAGTCCCAAGGAG CTGAATGTGTCTGTCAATGGACACAGTGAGAACACCTCCAGCCTGAAGCGCAGCAAGCGGAACGGAGCGACGGCGGCTCCGGCCAAGAATCTGCGCTTCTTTGGCGACACCGATCTGGACTCCAATCCACCCACCATCTCCAAGGCCAGCAGTATGCCCAG AAGCCGTCCGTCTCTGGGTCAGTCAAAGCACTCGCAGAGTGCCTACAATCTGGACCGCAGTCCGCCTCCGCCCTCGAGGGACTATCGCCACACACTCTCGGGGCAGTCGCAGGGTCAATCAGCAGTCAGCAGTCGGCAGCGTGCCAGCTCCATGCAGCACCTGGACAACGGCAGCGACGAGGTGGACTTCCGCAAGCGGCGGCATTACTCGCGCTCCCGCGAACTCCATGACATCTCGGAGAGCGGctcggagccagagccggcgGAGCGGCACAAGCGCAGCTCCACGCAGAGGGCCATGTCGCTGGAGAGATCGGCAGCGGAGGGGCCGCGGGGCCAGCGCTTCGAGGACCGCCCGCTGATGGGGCCACCGAAGCCCGCACGTAGTGCAGAGCGTCGGGGACTCCTCTCCAGCTTGGGCCAGGAAAACGTCGGCTACGGCAG GGATCGCTTTCCGGCCGAGAGCTCCGGCACCGAGGGCGAGTCCAGCCTTCACAGCCAGCGAAGCGTTGTCTACCTGCATGCCACCACAGTGGGCGACATCCCACAGCCATACAACCTGCGCCGTCGCTCCGTGTCCCGCGAGGACCTGCGCaagggaggagcaggagccgtgaagctgcagcagccgccaccTCTCCAGCCCATGACGCGTACCGTATCCAGGTCCGTGTCCATGCTGGCCCCCTGGAAGCCCAAGCACATCAGCGAGGGCTACGAGATCAACTACTCGCAGGAGCAGAACAAGCGG ATGTCCACACTGCCACGGAAGCCGCCGCCGCACAATGGAGCCACCAGTGCCAGTACCTTGAGTCGCCTGGGCCGCAAGAACGACACTTCGACGCTGTCGACGCCGTCGCGTCGCTACCACATGGACAGCCTGGAtcggccgccgccgccccggTCCGTGCTCTCCGCATCGAATTTACGGAGCGCCAAGACAAAGTGA